The nucleotide window GGACAAGCTCGCGGAAGACGTCTGGATCGAGCAGACGTCCCCCACCGCTCCCCCTGGCTCCTCCTCGTTCGATCCCCGCCATGGCCGAGACCACCATAAACGTGACATCGTCGTTGCCGTacccaccgcctccccctcgtcCCCTCGACATGCCCATGAGCTTCGCCTCGACGCCCTCGTCCTCTACGTCGAGCCACGCACCGCTGGACGCCCTCAAACGTCCTCACTGTCGTCGTCTTCCACGCTCGGGCGCCGGAGATCGCGACCGCCAACCCGACGACTCCAGAGCCTCCCCCAAGCAGCCGATCCCTTCATTCGACGCGCCGTGAGCACCCACGTCTTTCCTCTCCCTCCCCGCAGCGACATGTCGTTCAAAGAGTACGGAGAGAAGATGACTTCTTATTAACACAAGCCAATACGTGCCACGGATGCTAGGAATGGCATTCAAAAACGTATTAGCAACCGCGACATGTCATTCCGTGTAAACGGACGAACGAAACGGATATTCAGGCCACAGCCGTTTACATGGTTGTTGTAACTTCTGCCTCTATAGCTCCTTCCTTTGTTTCTTTGTTGTCGTTTTGTTTTAGTTTTGCAGTCTTTGGTTTCAAGACTTCTCTTTTGTACTTTTTATTATCTGAAAATCAATAAAAATACGTGGCACAGTCCTGTTGTTTCTCTCCAAAAAAAAAAGAGCATAACATCACCTAAGAGTATTTAAGTAATTAAGTTACATACCCGACAGGCAATGGAAAGGAGGTTATTTGCCAACTCCAAAATTTAATTGGTAGCCGGTTGTTGTGATTTGAATAGTAAGAGTTTGTAGCAAGCGGTAACTTTTCTTTCAtttgagaaccaaagtatcaaCAGGCAGCACCTAAGTCTTCTTCAAGTAGTGTTGCAATAATAAAAAAAAACTTGCATGTGCCACCAACGGTCCTAGTGAGGTTATCAATCTCGCTAGCTTTGCTAGTTGCAGTAAGTAATAAGCAGATAATATGGTATGGAGTATTTGTTTTTCAGTATAAACAAATAATATTATAAACAAAAACGCATATAATGATGTTTGGAGAGTTTCTTATGAAGGAAATTAGACCGGGTTCACGTTGTTGATAATTTTGTGTATAAACTTGATCAAACTTTACATCATCTGGGTTGATAAAAACGTATAGGACTGTTTTTAAACGTGGAGGGAGTACTTCGTATCCAAGTTGACGAGCCCTCTATAAAACACTCGGAAGTTTAGCTAACCATCTATGCTCATCGAACCACTCGTCTACTCACTCGCTGCTGCTGTCCTGCAAGTTCCGGCAATATTCACGACTGCTCATCCGTTTATGTCGTCCCCGCCAGTGAGCTCGCTCGTCGGCGCGATGGAGAGAACCCCAGTGATTCCTCGCGTCGGTCTCGGCGCCCAGGGACTGGAGGTGAGTCTGCCGATCAGTCATCTTCTCCTCTTGTCGGTCTCGCCAGCACGTACTGAACCGAACGATCCAACAACGTAACAAAGGTGTCTAAGCTGGGGCTGGGGTGCATGGGCCTGACGGGCTCGTACAACTCCCCGCTCGACGACGACGCCGGCGCCGCCGTCATCGCGCACGCCTTCCGCCGCGGCGTCACCTTCTTCGACACCTCCGACTTCTACGGGCCCCACGCCAACGAGGTACTCCTCGGCAAGGTATGGTCTCTTCGTGCCCGTCGCTTCATTGATTTTTTCCTTTGTAAAGGAGAGGGACTTAACTGACTAAGGGCAAGTCTTGAACAGGCGCTGAAGCAGCTGCCGAGGGAGCAGGTGCAGGTGGCCACCAAGTTCGGGATCCAGCTGCAGGCCGGGGGCACCAGCTTGTGCGGCCGGCCGGAGTATGTGCGCGAAGCCTGCGAGGCCAGCCTGCACCGCCTCGGCGTCGACTACATCGACCTCTACTACCAGCACCGGATCGACACCACCACCCCCATCGAGGACACGGTCTCTTGATCAGTCCCCTCATCCTGTCTCCTCATCAGTCCCTTCATCCTGTTAATAACTGTACAATGCATGAGTGTTTTCACTGGTGTGGTTGCTCACTGCAATTGCTATGCTGAGACGTGCTTCTTCTGCAGATAGGTGAGCTCAAGAAGCTGGTGGAGGAGGGGAAGGTCAGGTACATTGGGCTGTCGGAGGCGAGCCCCGACACCATCAGGCGTGCTCATGCCGTGCACCCGATCTCCGCGGTGCAGATGGAGTGGTCGCTGTGGGCTCGCGACATCGAGCCCGACATTGTGCCGCTCTGCAGGCGAATTTCCTTCATCACAAATTCCACTTTCATAATAGATAGTCCCGAGTTACTGATCATGTAATAAAGGAACTGATTCTTCTGCTTTGTCTGTGGACCCCAGAGAACTGGGGATTGGAATTGTTCCTTACAGCCCAATCGGCCGCGGGTTCTTCGGCGGAAGAGGAGTCACGGAACAAGTCTCTGATGAATCCAATCTGGTACCGAGACAGTCAGTTGCTTCATCTGCAGTAGTCAATTATTTTCAGTTGCTTGGGCTTGCTTCAACCCTTTGATGTATCTTTTTCGCAGAAAGGGCACCCACGGTTTTCAGCAGAAAATCTGGAGAAGAACAAGCATCTTTATCTGAAGATGGAGGAACTGGCTAGGAAGCACCAGTGCAGTCCTGCTCAGCTAGCTTTAACTTGGGTTCTGCATCAAGGGGGTGATGTGGTTCCCATACCAGGTAAATGTTGTGTATTGGTGCAGTTTCCTCTTTGAGAAACTTATCCAGCTTTATTTGGCCGTGAAACAAGGCAGGCGAACATATCATTGTGGTTGTTTGCTCTACAGTTTGTGCCGTGGTGTTGATTTTGAACCATGAACAATTTTGACGCCTCCGAAAATGGCCTAATTTATCCACAAAGAAAACTCTTGCGTTTGTTGTCGCTTCCAAGATCCAAACCAGTGCATCAGTAATCAAGCTCATTTTTCCAGTAGATTGGCATTTGATAACTGACAAATATGCTCTGTAATTTCTCAGGGACAACCAAGATCAAGAATCTGGACTCCAACATTGACTCCTTAAAGATAAAGCTCACAGAAGATGACCTGAAAGAAATTAGCAGCCAGATACGTGAAGAAGATGTGGCCGGTGGAAGGAGTTATACTTCCTTTGCCCATGCCAACTGGAACCATGCAGACACACCAAAGAAGTAGAACAACAACCAAAACAGTGACAAGTGAGAACGAAACAACCGTGCCATGATATCTGATGTTGTGCTGAATGTGCAGCTTGTACCTTGTGAATCTACCATACAAAATACTAATGTACTGCAAATAAGAAGTATGTAAATTTCTGTCTGCACACGTAAAAGAGGACAGAGACTGTAAGATGTGATTTGCCGTACCCATCCATCTTGGGTGAGAATATTTGAAACATTTGATAAAGACTGAACGTTACAAAAGAAAGATTGAGCAGATAGAATAGCAGCACCTGAATTTACGGGTGGGGTAGATTGTTTAAAGTTGAATGGATAAAATGGCGGCGTCTGAACAAACCGGCATAGCGGCAGATATCCGGAACAAACATAGAGATCCGTGGAGGTACATGGTTTTGCCAAACATTTCTGGATGTGGAATGTGCACAGCATAGACAGTAACCACGAAATCACAAGATCTTATCAGGTTTAATGTCACGAACTCAAGCGTGATGCACATCTGATGCAGTCAACTCCACATACTCCAGGCTCTCTCCCATTAGCTTTCAGAGACAGATAATTCCAGCCCAGCAACATTTGACCGAAATTTCATTTCACGTATTTCTTCATAACTGAACTTACACAAAGGCGCATGCACTGCATAAGCAGTAACCCCGGTGACAACACCAATGTTGATTATGGTAGATGATAACCGAGTTGGTTAAGAGCCAAAGAGGAGCTCTAACAATCCAAAGCGATAGGTGTAACTCCATGTGAATGCCTTTGAAGGCCTTTTGGCTGCTTTCCAGGCAACCAATACTTCACAGAAAGAGCAGGAGCATGGTACACCAGACTTTGCATCAACTCTATATACTGAAGCTCTGCGTGTGATCATACTTTTTCTCACATTCATTTCAGCCTTTTTAATCTCATGCTTGGTGACTTTGGCCAGCTCTGTCTCCCCCGCTGCAAGAATAATCCAGCGCCAAACAATGTTAGTTATAATAATCATGGAAGCTCACCTGGAAGAACTGGGCACCCCCGCGCGTCCGTTTCTTCCACTGGCTCGCCCGCCTGGACCGGTGTTGGACAGCCGACCGCCTCGCCCGCCGCGGCCTGCAGCACCCCGCACGATGCCTTCTCTGCGACCAGGCCCCCGAGACCATGCACCACCTCCCCCTCGCCTGCCCCTTCGCCAGGCAAATCTGGCATGAGGTACTGCACTGGCTCAGACTCCCCTGTGCCCCGCCCGACAGAGAGATCTCCCTCAACGACTGGTGGCGCACGACGCGACATGACACCCCAATGCCCATGCGCAAGGGCCTCGCCTCCGCGACCCTCCTCATCCCATGGATGATATGGAAGCACCGCAACGACTGCGTCTTCAACAGAGGCCAGCCCTCGACGTCCGACCTGCTCACGAAGATCAAAGACGAGGCCGCCCTAGGGCTTCGTGCCATCTTGCCGCAAACCTGGGACATGCACTGATATGCCCCCAGGCACTGTAATTCCCTCCTAGGAGGATTGTAACCGAAGCTTCCTTTCTTTCCAAAGCAATGAAATGCAAGCTCTTCTTGCGTTTTCTCTAAAAAAAAGTTATAATAATCATCAAGTGTCAAGTGTCAGGTTGGAGTGGGGGAGGTCCGACAAGGCATTGGCGGTGGCCGGGGTGGTACAGCGGCAGCGTCGGTCCCCGAGGGTGCGGATAAGAAGCACCAGGGGGTGCGGAAAAAGGGCTCTAGGTGGGCTATTTTGGTGGGTAGGCGGTGTCGGAGTATGACACGACGGACGTCCGGACTCCTCCAAACCTCCCCAGGTTTGATGCTAGTTTGCGGGAATTCAGACATCCAGGCCGATCCAGACGATTTTGCTGAATGGCGAAAAATGCCCAAACCGCCCGGTGATCCACGTTCGAGTTTCCCTAATTCCTTCTCGTCTCTCCACCTTGCTGCCCGTGTGAAGAAATCCAACACGGGGAGGGGAAAACAATTAGATGAGGATCCACGTTTGGAAAGAGAGGTGTAGGCAAGGAAGTTGCATGCATGCTTTCTATTCTTCCTCTCCCCATACATAAAACAACGCTTTTATTTTCAAGTGATATTTTAAATCATTCATAGCTTCCAAACCAAAATTCAttttttatattatatatatttGAATTCCTGGTGACAAGACCTTTTGAACAAGCTCAACTTTGAATACATTTCAAAGTGATTTAAATTTCACTATTTCAGTTTCACATTAACAGTTGCGACTGAAATTTTAGTTTCATATTTCTGTATCACATTAATTAAAAACTatattaaaataattaaaatcaatgTTTTGAAATatatgttttttatatattttttaaatATCTAGAAAAATAGCAACAATATATTTTCTAAAATAATCTGATAGATGAATGGTATTGAAATGGATGTGGTACTGAAAGTGGTTATGGTATTTCAAAACAAGTGGCCTACTAACTGAAATGCATCTGGCGTTGAAATGCAAATGCTAAGAAAGTGATCTGATAGTGAAGCATATGGTATTGAAATGCACCTGGTAACAAAGTGATCTGTTATTGTAATGCCTCTGGTATCGAACTGCATACTATACTGAAATTTATCATCTGTACTGAAATGGATGTGGTACTGAATTTTATTGAAATATTTTTTTTAAGTAGTATTGAAATTGAAACATGTGCATGTTATCGAAATGAATATGGTACTGAAAGTGGTATGGTAATTAAAATGCATTTGGTACTGCAATTCATATGCTGTCAATTTGATCTGATAGTGAAGCATCCGATATTGAAATGCACATGGTAACAAAGTGATTTGGTAATTGAAATGTTGAGAGAGATTAGGGTATGAATGTACGACATAAAGCGATATATATGAAATTCAACACACGAGTTGTCGTACCCGTAAAGCAACACATGAGTTGCACCTGCATGGGCTGGCTTTGGGTCATAAAATCATCACGCGGCCCATAGAACAAAGCATCGCTGGTACATGCTGATACAATTTATGACCACCCCAGGAAAGCTATGGGCAAAGGAGGCATCGGCAAGGCTTATAAAATACAGTTGTTGGCAACATACGAAGAAAATCCTACTCATGCGATGGACGAAAATTTATGATATATAATAAATATAGACACAGATAGTCAGATATAGATATAGGTTGATATAGATATAGtttagatatagatatagatacaTCGCAAAAAatatatagatatagatatagattaGGTATAGATATGAAAAAGGAAAGGATATGGCCCCAAAAGTGGATTGTTTCCTCTGGCTTTCGCACTACCCAAGTTAGTGAGAGCCACTAtagtatatactccctccgttcattATTGTAAGATGTTTTTAACTTTTATTCTAAATCCAGTGTATATGGACACGTTTTAATGTATTTATTCACTCAATTTAATTCGTGTGTAgttcatactccctccgtcccaaaattcttgtcttagatttgtctagatatggatatatctattcTAAAACATGACTTGATACATCCATATTTAGACAAatgtaagacaagaattttggaacggagggagtattaaaaTATCCAAAACGTCTTGCTACCTATGCATAGTGAGGAGTGCACGGAGGAAGTACTATAAAATGCTCGAAGCTTGCTACCTTGCACATACGCTCAGTTGGCCACCCGAGTCACTGCTCACTGCTGCTACTGCCCTGCAAGTTCCGGCAATATTCAGCACGGCGCTTCCGTCTCCGCCCCGTTGACTTGCTCGTCGACGGTCCTTGCTGCGCCATGGAGGAAACCCCACTGCCACTGGTTCCTCGCGTCAGGCTGACAGGGGGGAACCCCCCCTGCCACTGGTTCCTCGCGTCAGGCTCGGCGCCCAGGGCCTGGAGGTGGTTTCTCCCTTGCCCTCTCCATCCATTAATCATCTTCTCTTCTTGTTGGGCACAGAATCTAACTAACAACCCAACGACGAGGCAGGTGTCTAAGCTTGGGTTCGGTTGCATGGGCCTGACGGGCTCCTACAGCGCCCCGCTCAGCgacgccgccggcgccgccgtaGTGGCCCACGCCTTCCGCCGCGGCGTCACCTTCTTCGACACCTCCGACTTCTACGGCCCCCACACCAACGAGACGCTCCTCGGCAAGGTCTGCTCTGCTCACTGATTTACCTCCTTTGCAGAATGCAGACTAATCAAGCGTGTGTCTGTCTCTGTGCACCACAGGCGCTGAAGCAGCTGCCGAGGGAGCAGGTGCAGGTGGCCACCAAGTTCGGGATCCAGCAGTACGCGTACGACGAGGGCAGGGGCGCCGTGTGCGGCCGGCCGGAGTACGTGCGCGCCTGCTGCGAGGCCAGCCTGCGCCGCCTCGGCGTCGACTACATCGACCTCTACTACCAGCACCGGGTCGACACCGCCACCCCCATCGAGGACACGGTCTCCTCTCTCCTCATCAGTCCCTTCATCCTGTTAATAACTGTGTATACAATGCATGAGTATTTTCACTGTTGCGGTTGCTCACTGTAATTCCTGTGCTGAGACGTGCTTCTTCTGCAGATCGGGGAGCTCAAGAAGCTGGTGGAGGAGGGGAAGGTCAGGTACATTGGGCTGTCGGAGGCGAGCCCCGACACCATCAGGCGTGCTCACGCCGTGCACCCGGTCTCCGCGGTGCAGATGGAGTGGTCTCTCTGGGCTCGTGACATCGAGCCCGAGATTGTGCCGCTCTGCAGGTTTATTTTCTGCATTGCAAATTATACATACTTGTGAGATCACCATGCATAATGGGCAGTCCAAAGTGATTCTTCTGCTTTTATCTATGGACACCAGGGAACTGGGGATTGGAATTGTTCCTTACAGCCCGATCGGCCGCGGGTTCTTCGGCGGAAGAGGAGTCACGGAGCAAGTGTCTGATGAATCCAATCTGGTACCGAGACAGTCAAATGCTTCATTTGCAGCAGTCAGTTCTTTTCAGTTACTTAGGCTTTGCTGTATCTTTCTCACAGAAAAGGCACCCACGGTTTTCAGCAGAAAACCTGGAGAAGAACAAGCATCTCTATCTGAAAATGGAAGAACTAGCCAGGAAGCACCAGTGCAGCCCTGCTCAGCTAGCTTTAGCTTGGGTGCTGCATCAAGGAGATGATGTGGTTCCCATACCAGGTAAATGTTGCAGTCCCTTCTCATGTCACCAAGGGGGGGTGGTTTTATTGAGATCATAATTCTCATAGAAGGCGGAAATACTCAAGATCGTCTTTCTTGCATGCATTCTGGTAGAAGTGAAATATTTCAGTTGCAGTCCAGCTTTATTTGGCAATGAATTTACTCTACAGTTTGTCCTGATGTTTGAATACCTCCAAACATGTGCTAATTCATAATTCTTGTCACTTCCAAGTTCCAAACGTGTGCATTAGCAGTCAAGTCCATTTTTTCAGTAGACTGGCATTTGATCACTGATAAATATGCTCCTAATTTCTCAGGGACAACAAAGATCAAGAACCTGGACTCCAACATTGACTCCTTAAAGATAAAGCTCACCGAAGATGACCTGAAAGAAATTAGCAGCCAGATACGTGAAGAAGATGTGGCCGGTGGAAGGAGTTATACTTCCTTGGCGCATACCAACTGGAACCATGCAGACACACCAAAGAAGTAAAACTACAAAAAACGGTGATATGTGAGAATAAAACAGCCATGCCATCTACTCCCTATCTGTTATCATGCTAAATGGTGCTGCCTGTACCATGTGAATCTTCCGTGTTAAATAATGTACTGCAAATAAGAACatgagagaattccttatttggccCATTCTTAAAATCCGCTTCCCTTTTTGGCCCTAACAAAAAGTTTCTTCCCTTTTTGACATCTAAACTTCATTTTGTTCCCTCAATGGCATTTTCGATAGTTTTGGCCACTAACACCGTCAAGTGCAACCTAAAAAGTCCTTTTTACCCCTGCTTTAGCTCGCTCGTAAAAAGGAAGAAAACGCTCCCCTGTTCCCCACATACTAGTGAACGCCTAGGCTAGCTTCAACTGGATCCATTAGCTATTGTCTTTTGATGGAATCGCACGGTTGGGAACTCTCGTACGTAAATTCGACGACAGAAAAATAGATCGGAGAAACTATTTTTGCGATGTGTACAACTTGCTATGTGAGAGAGGAAGCACAGGTAGTAGTTGGCAGGACCGGACGACCAGCGGCGACGACTGCCTCAGTCTGGCGAGCGCCTACGCGCGTGGCTGGATGCTGTCGTTCTCAACTAACGGTCCGTGTGCGTGGTGTCCGGCTGCTCGTGATCAGCAGTAAGCGTTCTCTTTGTCCATATCTGGTTGCTGTGCGCCTGGTGTATAGCTGCCGGGCAGTGTACTACAATAGTATACTTGTTTGGACATTTTGCGTACTGTACTAGTTATAAACGTGTGTTAGCTAGAAGAGTTAGTACTATGTCTAATATACTTTGGAACGTGATAAATTAACCAATGTTATAAACATGATATAGATATGGTAATACAAGTTCTGCAGATGATTTCTATGGCTTTTGTACGCACAGATCAGTTTAACTAAGGAAAAAATGTTGAAAAATATATGTGCAAAATATCTGTGAACATCTTTAAAAAAATTGATGAACTGATTTCTGTTTAACTTAGATGTCCGGGATAGTCACATAGTGCAGTAGGGGCAAAATGGTCTTTTTACCTCACACTTAACACCGTGAGTGGCAAAAATAGACGGAAATGTCATTGAGGGAACAAAATGAAGTTTAAGTGTCAAAAAGGGCAGAAATTTTTGTTTTGGGCCAAAAAAGGAAGCAAATTTCAAGGAAGggccaaataaggaattctctctaaGAACATGTGCACTCTCTCCAGGAATCATGTAAATTTCTGTCTGCATGCATAACAAAAGACCGAGACTGCAAGACGTGATTTGCTGTGCCCGTCCATCTTGGATAAAAATATTAGAAACATTTGATAAAGACTGAACGTTACAAATATGTGTGAAAGATTGAACGGATAGAATAGCAGCACCTGAATTTATAGGTGGAGTAGATTGTTTAAAGTTGCACGGATAAAATGGAGCTGCCTGAATATAGAGGTGTGGTAGAATGGCATAGCGGCACATGTCCGGAATAAGCATTGAACATTCGAGGCCCATGGAGGTGCATGGTTCAGCCAAACATTTCTCACTGTATAATTTGCACAGCATCGACAGTAACTATGAGATCACAGGATCTTATCAGGTTTAGTGTCATGAACTCAAGCCTGATGCACATCTGATGCGGTCACCTCCACTGCTCCACATGCTCCAGGCTCTCTTCCATTAAAGTAGAGGAGCTGCATTAGCTTTCAGGGACAGATGGTTTCAGCCCAGTAACATAAGACCCCAAACTTCATTTAACGTACTTTTACAATCTCTTCATAACTGAACTTACACAAGGGCGGAATGCACTGCATAAGCAGTAGCTCTGGTGACAGGGGATAAGCTTACAATTGACGACACCAATGTTGATTATGGTAGGTGTTAAGCCAGTTGGTTAAGAGCCAATGGGGAGCTTTGACAACCCGAAGCAATAGGTGGCACTCAATCCATGTGAATGTCTTCGAAGGCATTTCAGTTGCGCCATTTCTGGACAACCAAGACTTCAGAGAAAGAGCAGGAGCATGGAAGACCAGAGGCTTTGCATCAACTCTGAATATTGAAGCTTTGAGAGtgatcatcctttcctcacattcATTTCATTCTTGCCCCTTTAACCTCTATTCTCCCCCACTGCAAGAGTAATCCAGGCCCATGCAACATTAGTTCTAATATTATCAAATGTCCAAACACTATCTGAATTTGCATAGATAAATACAGTACACAGTAAAAATTCAGTATGAATGTCACACGCATAGCTTCTTCAATGAACAGTTTGTGTTCATGTTGTTTCCACGAAGAAAATTCAGATACATGATAAACTTCATTACTTTATCCGTAGAGTAAGGCTGACTCGATTCGCCTTCACAAGAGAAAGGGAACTATCGCAATATTATACTGCCATAGAATAGCTAGCTTACCTTTACAAGAGCAGAATACTTCTGGTTGGATGCATCATATCTACAGATCTACTCATTTCTCAATGAATTTCTCACATTCTTCCTTAAGGCTGTC belongs to Triticum urartu cultivar G1812 chromosome 7, Tu2.1, whole genome shotgun sequence and includes:
- the LOC125518560 gene encoding probable aldo-keto reductase 1, coding for MPMRKGLASATLLIPWMIWKHRNDCVFNRGQPSTSDLLTKIKDEADRGEPPLPLVPRVRLGAQGLEVSKLGFGCMGLTGSYSAPLSDAAGAAVVAHAFRRGVTFFDTSDFYGPHTNETLLGKALKQLPREQVQVATKFGIQQYAYDEGRGAVCGRPEYVRACCEASLRRLGVDYIDLYYQHRVDTATPIEDTIGELKKLVEEGKVRYIGLSEASPDTIRRAHAVHPVSAVQMEWSLWARDIEPEIVPLCRELGIGIVPYSPIGRGFFGGRGVTEQVSDESNLKRHPRFSAENLEKNKHLYLKMEELARKHQCSPAQLALAWVLHQGDDVVPIPGTTKIKNLDSNIDSLKIKLTEDDLKEISSQIREEDVAGGRSYTSLAHTNWNHADTPKK
- the LOC125524245 gene encoding probable aldo-keto reductase 1; the encoded protein is MERTPVIPRVGLGAQGLEVSKLGLGCMGLTGSYNSPLDDDAGAAVIAHAFRRGVTFFDTSDFYGPHANEVLLGKALKQLPREQVQVATKFGIQLQAGGTSLCGRPEYVREACEASLHRLGVDYIDLYYQHRIDTTTPIEDTIGELKKLVEEGKVRYIGLSEASPDTIRRAHAVHPISAVQMEWSLWARDIEPDIVPLCRELGIGIVPYSPIGRGFFGGRGVTEQVSDESNLKGHPRFSAENLEKNKHLYLKMEELARKHQCSPAQLALTWVLHQGGDVVPIPGTTKIKNLDSNIDSLKIKLTEDDLKEISSQIREEDVAGGRSYTSFAHANWNHADTPKK